A single genomic interval of Dromiciops gliroides isolate mDroGli1 chromosome 1, mDroGli1.pri, whole genome shotgun sequence harbors:
- the GDAP1 gene encoding ganglioside-induced differentiation-associated protein 1 — MALKRDEQGGDVLPTKGESDSEVKLVLYHWTHSFSSQKVRLVIAEKKLKCEEHDVSLPLSEHNEPWFMRLNSSGEVPVLIHGENILCEATQIIDYLEQTFVDEKTPRLIPEKESMYYPRVQHYRELLDSLPMDAYTHGCILHPELTVDSMIPAYATTRIRSQIGNTESELKKLAQENPDLQDAYIAKQKRLKSKLLDHDNVKYLKKILDELEKVLDQVETELQRRNEETPEEGCQPWLCGESFTLADVSLAVTLHRLKFLGFARRNWGNGKRPNLETYYERVLKRKTFNKVLGHVNNILISAVLPTAFRVAKKRAPKVLGTTFVVGLLAGIGYFAFVLFRKRFGNVFLALRARQNYF; from the exons ATGGCTCTGAAGAGAGATGAGCAAGGAGGGGATGTGCTGCCGACTAAAGGGGAGTCTGACTCGGAGGTTAAGCTCGTTCTCTACCACTGGACTCATTCTTTTAGTTCCCAAAAG GTACGCTTAGTAATTGCTGAAAAGAAACTGAAGTGTGAGGAACATGATGTAAGTCTTCCCTTGAGTGAACACAACGAACCGTGGTTTATGCGTTTGAACTCTTCAGGAGAAGTGCCTGTCCTCATCCATGGAGAAAACATTCTTTGTGAGGCAACTCAGATCATTGATTATCTTGAACAGACTTTTGTGGATG AAAAGACACCCAGGTTAATACCTGAGAAAGAAAGTATGTATTACCCACGAGTCCAGCACTACAGAGAACTCCTTGACTCCTTGCCCATGGATGCCTATACACATGGCTGCATCTTACACCCAGAACTAACAGTGGACTCCATGATTCCTGCTTATGCAACGACAAGGATTCGAA GCCAAATAGGTAATACTGAGTCTGAACTGAAGAAACTTGCTCAAGAAAATCCAGACCTTCAGGATGCATACATAGCAAAGCAGAAACGCCTTAAA tCAAAGCTCCTGGACCAtgacaatgtaaaatatttgaagaaaatactTGATGAGCTTGAGAAGGTTCTGGATCAAGTTGAAACTGAGTTGCAAAGGAGAAATGAAGAGACCCCAG AGGAGGGCTGCCAACCTTGGCTCTGTGGTGAATCTTTCACATTGGCAGATGTATCGCTTGCTGTCACATTGCATCGACTGAAGTTCCTGGGGTTTGCAAGGAGAAACTGGGGAAACGGAAAGCGACCAAACTTGGAAACCTATTACGAGCGTGTCTTGAAGAGAAAAACATTTAACAAGGTTTTAGGACATGTCAACAATATATTAATCTCGGCGGTGCTGCCAACAGCATTCCGGGTGGCCAAGAAAAGGGCCCCAAAAGTTCTTGGCACCACCTTTGTGGTTGGTCTGCTTGCAGGAATAGGATATTTTGCTTTTGTGCTTTTCAGAAAGAGATTTGGCAATGTGTTTTTAGCACTGAGAGCAAGACAAAATTATTTCTAG